One stretch of Candidatus Hydrogenedentota bacterium DNA includes these proteins:
- a CDS encoding tetratricopeptide repeat protein — protein MVGIGLKTVLPRTCPVAAALCVLFAAACAWPAGAPDAAPYLNRYDAAMRDAAAAWQQGDAASARRHRGAAAKALEEAILVFDEAGAAGSDDPELLRPYAALRNLAGDYDLAAEALERAVSLKPDDARLRVELGRNLARIGPGRRQDAFDVLRRVVESGPDTPEAATAHHELGLLYLEERLPEFAREHLEHAKRLDPANARVGLALAALQARDGDVAGAWARIRELGAGVMEHDAELRMLLRVTLADSDRLGRSFPDTAENHAAYARLLYQAARIPEAVTAAHRATVLNPRDADTWKFLGDVQGQLGNLPQARTAYEKSLEVNPDQPLVRQRLERLQQTLQDRQ, from the coding sequence GTGGTCGGAATCGGTCTTAAAACCGTCTTGCCCCGTACCTGCCCCGTAGCCGCCGCCCTGTGTGTGCTGTTCGCGGCGGCTTGTGCGTGGCCCGCCGGCGCGCCGGACGCGGCGCCTTATCTCAATCGCTATGATGCGGCCATGCGCGATGCCGCCGCAGCCTGGCAGCAGGGCGATGCGGCAAGCGCGCGCCGGCACCGGGGCGCCGCGGCCAAGGCATTGGAAGAGGCCATCCTTGTTTTCGACGAGGCCGGCGCGGCCGGTTCCGACGACCCGGAACTGCTCCGGCCGTACGCCGCGCTGCGCAACCTGGCTGGGGATTACGACCTGGCCGCCGAGGCGCTTGAACGCGCGGTGTCCCTGAAGCCGGACGACGCCAGGCTCCGGGTCGAGCTGGGCCGGAACCTTGCGCGCATTGGGCCGGGCAGGCGTCAGGACGCATTCGATGTGCTGCGCCGCGTCGTTGAATCGGGGCCGGATACGCCGGAGGCCGCCACCGCGCATCACGAACTGGGGTTGCTCTACTTGGAAGAGCGTCTTCCCGAATTTGCCAGGGAGCACCTGGAACACGCGAAGCGGCTGGACCCTGCAAACGCGCGCGTGGGATTGGCGCTTGCGGCCCTGCAGGCGCGTGACGGGGACGTCGCGGGCGCGTGGGCGCGGATACGGGAACTGGGCGCGGGCGTGATGGAGCACGACGCCGAATTGCGCATGCTCTTGCGCGTGACCTTGGCCGATTCCGACAGGCTGGGCCGGTCGTTTCCAGACACCGCCGAAAACCACGCGGCCTATGCGCGCCTGCTCTACCAGGCGGCGCGTATTCCGGAGGCCGTGACCGCGGCGCACCGCGCCACGGTCTTGAACCCGCGGGACGCAGATACCTGGAAGTTCCTCGGAGACGTCCAGGGGCAACTCGGCAATCTTCCCCAGGCGCGCACCGCTTATGAGAAGTCCCTGGAAGTGAACCCGGACCAGCCGCTCGTGCGCCAGCGGCTCGAACGGTTGCAGCAAACCCTGCAGGACCGGCAATAA